A window of Raineyella sp. W15-4 contains these coding sequences:
- a CDS encoding PDZ domain-containing protein, whose protein sequence is MTSRVVTARGGRRSPLRRAGAWLRRVFGGTPTTTAAAAGTFVVLAMVLALVPVPYVTWSPGRTMDVLGPAASGQGQAVAISGLTSYPTDGQLRLTTVGVTRADSRITLPAALAAHWLPWREVLPRDAVYPPGTTEQQNTAESTQMMDTAQQSAIVAGLRSAGVTVTEVTTVVGVTDGTPADGRLDPGDTITAVDGVTVTSPTDATARIRARRVGESVRITVLRSGARQDVTVPTVAGTDDPAQPRIGATVGVGYDHPGTVTFGIDPAIGGPSAGLVFALAIRDRLTPEDLTAGRVIAATGTIDPDGTVGSIGGLPAKVAGARAAGATLFLIPRGNCDEAVRLRTDLPLVPVDDLQQAVDVLSRPQTPVADLPHCS, encoded by the coding sequence GTGACCTCCCGCGTGGTGACCGCCCGCGGCGGCCGGCGTTCCCCGCTGCGGCGGGCCGGTGCCTGGCTACGGCGGGTGTTCGGTGGCACTCCCACGACGACCGCGGCGGCCGCCGGGACCTTCGTCGTGCTGGCGATGGTCCTCGCCCTGGTCCCGGTGCCGTACGTGACGTGGAGCCCGGGCCGGACCATGGACGTGCTGGGCCCGGCCGCCTCCGGACAGGGACAGGCGGTGGCGATCAGCGGACTGACCAGCTACCCGACGGACGGCCAGCTCCGGCTGACCACCGTCGGGGTGACCCGCGCCGACTCCCGGATCACCCTGCCCGCCGCGCTCGCCGCCCACTGGCTGCCCTGGCGTGAGGTGCTGCCCCGCGACGCCGTGTATCCCCCGGGGACCACCGAGCAGCAGAACACCGCCGAGAGCACCCAGATGATGGACACCGCCCAGCAGTCGGCGATCGTGGCCGGTCTGCGCAGCGCCGGGGTCACCGTCACCGAGGTGACGACCGTGGTCGGGGTGACCGACGGGACGCCGGCCGACGGACGCCTCGACCCGGGGGACACCATCACCGCGGTCGACGGGGTGACCGTCACCTCACCGACCGACGCCACGGCACGGATCCGGGCCCGCCGGGTCGGCGAGTCGGTGCGGATCACCGTGCTGCGCTCCGGGGCCCGGCAGGACGTCACGGTACCCACCGTCGCCGGCACCGACGACCCCGCCCAGCCGAGGATCGGTGCGACCGTCGGGGTGGGGTACGACCACCCGGGGACGGTCACCTTCGGCATCGACCCGGCGATCGGCGGGCCCAGCGCCGGCCTGGTCTTCGCCCTGGCGATCCGCGACCGACTGACGCCGGAGGACCTCACCGCCGGCCGGGTGATCGCCGCGACCGGCACCATCGATCCCGACGGCACGGTCGGATCGATCGGCGGGCTGCCCGCCAAGGTGGCCGGTGCCCGGGCCGCCGGTGCGACGCTCTTCCTGATCCCGCGCGGCAACTGCGACGAGGCCGTCCGGCTGCGCACCGACCTGCCGTTGGTCCCGGTCGACGACCTGCAGCAGGCGGTCGACGTGCTCTCCCGGCCGCAGACCCCGGTCGCCGATCTGCCCCATTGTTCCTGA
- a CDS encoding zinc-dependent metalloprotease: MADDPRRDDSDPDEGKPEENAFEELLRRLGLPGAGGPGGTPDLAALLQQLQQTFGQMFAAGAPGPTAGYTGFVNPAAGGGAPVQPGQVDWRQVSTIARRVCAERGSDPAPSRDQRESLAEATRIAEGWLDRSTSFPATERAPKVWSRAEWITSTLPVWQRIIAPVATSFADALADALLQSADPGEEQPAELAQMAGLLQPMLRTSGAMMYGQKVAEALGRLASEVLGLTDIGLPLGDDGAVVLLPTNVAEFSEGLDQSPTDIQVYLALREAAHQRLFAAVPWLRPQLLSLFEQYAAGIRIDMSAMEDMYRDLDPSTMDLAAMQEAFEKLQGSLFEPVRTPEQQAVLERLETLLALIEGWVDDTVTQATGRWMPTAPALAETLRRRRATGGPAEEALNTVVGLELRPRRMRDAANLWAALREARGTDGRDALWTHPDHLPTSAGLDDPLGFVAGEVDQRGGETGPAPEAYDIDAELERLLSEADRDRGTDTDPHGSDQDPDGQ; the protein is encoded by the coding sequence ATGGCCGATGATCCTCGCCGCGACGACAGCGACCCGGACGAGGGCAAGCCGGAGGAGAACGCCTTCGAGGAGTTGCTCCGTCGGTTGGGCCTGCCCGGAGCCGGCGGCCCCGGGGGCACCCCCGACCTCGCCGCCCTGCTGCAGCAGCTCCAGCAGACCTTCGGGCAGATGTTCGCGGCCGGGGCCCCCGGACCGACCGCCGGATACACCGGCTTCGTGAACCCCGCCGCCGGTGGCGGCGCCCCGGTCCAGCCCGGGCAGGTCGACTGGCGCCAGGTCAGCACCATCGCCCGGCGGGTCTGCGCCGAGCGTGGGTCGGACCCGGCCCCCTCGCGGGATCAGCGCGAGAGCCTGGCCGAGGCGACCCGGATCGCCGAGGGTTGGTTGGACCGTTCGACGTCCTTCCCGGCCACCGAGCGGGCGCCCAAGGTGTGGAGCCGCGCGGAATGGATCACCTCCACCCTGCCGGTCTGGCAGCGGATCATCGCCCCGGTGGCGACGAGCTTCGCCGACGCCCTGGCCGACGCGCTGCTGCAGTCCGCCGACCCCGGCGAGGAACAGCCGGCGGAACTGGCCCAGATGGCCGGCCTACTCCAGCCGATGCTGCGCACCAGTGGCGCGATGATGTACGGCCAGAAGGTCGCCGAAGCGCTCGGCCGGCTGGCCTCGGAGGTGCTCGGCCTCACCGACATCGGGCTGCCGCTCGGCGACGACGGCGCGGTGGTGCTGTTGCCGACGAACGTGGCGGAGTTCTCCGAGGGCCTCGACCAGTCCCCCACCGACATCCAGGTGTACCTGGCCCTGCGCGAGGCGGCGCACCAGCGCCTCTTCGCCGCCGTGCCCTGGCTGCGCCCGCAGCTGCTGTCGCTGTTCGAGCAGTATGCCGCCGGTATCCGGATCGACATGTCCGCGATGGAGGACATGTACCGCGACCTCGACCCCTCGACGATGGACCTGGCAGCGATGCAGGAGGCCTTCGAGAAGCTGCAGGGCAGCCTCTTCGAGCCGGTGCGTACGCCCGAGCAGCAGGCGGTGCTGGAACGGCTGGAGACCCTGCTGGCGCTGATCGAGGGCTGGGTCGACGACACCGTCACCCAGGCCACCGGGCGGTGGATGCCCACCGCGCCGGCTCTCGCGGAGACGCTGCGCCGCCGCCGGGCGACCGGCGGCCCGGCCGAGGAGGCGCTCAACACCGTCGTCGGCCTGGAGCTGCGGCCCCGCCGGATGCGGGACGCGGCCAACCTGTGGGCCGCCCTGCGGGAGGCGCGGGGGACCGACGGCCGCGACGCGCTGTGGACGCACCCCGATCACCTGCCCACCTCGGCCGGGCTCGACGACCCGTTGGGGTTCGTCGCCGGTGAGGTCGACCAGCGCGGCGGCGAGACGGGGCCGGCGCCCGAGGCGTACGACATCGACGCGGAGCTGGAGCGGCTGCTCAGCGAGGCGGACCGGGACCGCGGCACGGACACCGACCCGCACGGTTCCGACCAGGATCCCGACGGCCAGTGA
- a CDS encoding PPA1309 family protein — translation MTEPDSTPTDAADALVAALMEIERHVSSLGWDQPARLFALVRTADLVAAEPHLAEALDAEHRPADAISSIEQDTWHAGEDIVTALQGIAWPDTVEGCALAIERAFLPSDAEVDIPEDPEEAARYVAEHPRRQDIRVVAGVLRSGEQQSLARLASAPEELLGGPELAPGLSALLSRTLR, via the coding sequence ATGACCGAGCCTGACAGCACGCCCACCGACGCGGCGGACGCCCTGGTCGCCGCCCTGATGGAGATCGAACGCCACGTCTCCTCGCTGGGCTGGGACCAACCGGCCCGGCTGTTCGCCCTGGTGCGGACGGCGGACCTCGTCGCCGCCGAACCACACCTCGCCGAGGCCCTCGACGCGGAGCACCGTCCGGCGGACGCGATCAGCTCGATCGAGCAGGACACCTGGCATGCCGGCGAGGACATCGTGACGGCCCTGCAGGGGATCGCCTGGCCGGACACCGTCGAGGGGTGCGCGCTGGCGATCGAGCGGGCCTTCCTGCCCTCCGACGCCGAGGTCGACATCCCCGAGGATCCCGAGGAGGCGGCCCGCTACGTCGCCGAGCACCCTCGCCGCCAGGACATCCGGGTGGTCGCCGGGGTACTGCGTTCCGGCGAGCAGCAGAGTCTGGCCCGGCTGGCGTCCGCGCCGGAGGAACTGCTCGGCGGCCCCGAACTGGCCCCCGGGCTCTCGGCGCTGCTCAGCCGTACGCTGCGCTGA
- a CDS encoding molybdenum cofactor biosynthesis protein MoaE yields the protein MLRTSARVTAEPLVVDDLLGTVVDRTVGGLGVFVGLVRDHDPEGPGATVQWLEYSAHPTAERTLAALVTEVAEAYDVLAAGAEHRVGRLGVGDIAVTVAVGAAHRAPALAACQVLIDRIKSEVPIWKRQAFDGGVTTWVGL from the coding sequence ATGCTGCGGACGAGTGCACGGGTGACGGCCGAGCCCCTGGTGGTCGACGACCTGCTGGGTACGGTCGTGGACCGGACGGTCGGTGGCCTGGGGGTGTTCGTCGGCCTGGTCCGCGACCACGACCCGGAGGGTCCCGGCGCGACCGTGCAGTGGCTGGAGTACTCCGCCCACCCGACCGCCGAGCGGACCCTGGCCGCGCTGGTCACCGAGGTGGCCGAGGCGTACGACGTCCTCGCCGCCGGGGCCGAGCACCGGGTCGGCCGGTTGGGCGTCGGGGACATCGCCGTGACGGTCGCCGTCGGAGCGGCACACCGGGCCCCCGCCCTGGCGGCCTGCCAGGTGCTGATCGACCGGATCAAGTCCGAGGTGCCGATCTGGAAACGACAGGCGTTCGACGGCGGCGTGACCACGTGGGTCGGTCTGTGA
- a CDS encoding UPF0182 family protein, whose amino-acid sequence MSTASPTRPRRRPHPLLITLVVMAVLLVLLAVTANVWTDFLWYRSLGYSTVFSTRLLTGVLLFVLGLTVMAGLVIGNGLIALRLRPRTRPTAQSGLLETYRHVLFSGRFRSVLFVFGGILGLFAGFGVSGNVDTVLAWLHRTPFGGHDAGFGLDPGFYVFDYPFWRMALNFLITCLVLSGLVALVIHYLSGALRLDRGARSSAGAQIHLSVLIGVVLLVYAALRVFDRYGLQVGSGQLLTGMGYTDDHVRSTAQLILAVITVLCALLFFANAALRRWRVPLAAVILLVLSGLILGLIYPAAVQAFSVTPDEPDKEKPYIERNIAATREAFGVSNVEVQDYTAVTQTSAGQLRADAEALPGIRLIDPKVVAPAYEQFQQVRGFYQFPKTLDVDRYTLDGQESDVVVAAREIDLNGLDSKSWNNIHTVYTHGYGMVAAYGNRRQSEGQPDWVEKDIPPTGKLDEQQSRVYFGQLFTDYSIVGAPAGAAPVELDTPGGGDQSGGSKMFTYDGKGGVPIGNMITRALYAIRFADPNILLSDRVNADSRIIYDRTPTERVKAAAPWLTVDSNIYPAIVSGRLVWIVDGYTTSNTYPNAQRVNLTSAISSQRSTDTGLGVGGSSVNYMRNSVKAVVDAYDGTVSLYAWDQSDPILQTWEKAFPGLIQSRDKISADLLNHLRYPEDLFQVQREVLARYHMTDPHQWYQRTDLWQIPDDPVLGTGNKEQPYYLSVKWPGDQNPGFSLTSVYVPNARSNLASYMAVNADAASPQYGQIRILRMSDQTQIDGPGQTFNAMTTNEQVATRLRPYLNQGTANAAYGNLLTLPVGGGLLYVQPVYTERQGATGAYPALTFVMSRFGNSVGIGTTLQESLDQVFAGNAGASTGETGSPAQATTTTTTTTPSGTTTGSTTIDEAALQKAVADAQQAFSDADKALKAGDLGTYQKRTEDAQAAVARMRQALGG is encoded by the coding sequence GTGAGCACCGCCTCCCCGACCCGGCCCCGGCGCAGGCCGCACCCGCTGCTGATCACGCTGGTCGTGATGGCGGTGCTGTTGGTGCTGCTCGCGGTGACGGCGAACGTCTGGACCGACTTCCTGTGGTACCGCAGCCTCGGCTATTCGACGGTGTTCAGCACCCGACTGCTGACCGGCGTGCTGCTGTTCGTCCTCGGCCTGACGGTGATGGCCGGCCTGGTCATCGGCAATGGCCTGATCGCGTTGCGGCTGCGGCCCCGGACCCGGCCGACCGCCCAGAGCGGCCTGCTGGAGACCTATCGGCACGTGCTGTTCAGCGGCCGGTTCCGGTCGGTGCTCTTCGTCTTCGGCGGCATCCTCGGCCTGTTCGCCGGGTTCGGCGTCTCGGGCAACGTGGACACCGTGCTGGCCTGGCTGCACCGCACCCCGTTCGGCGGTCATGATGCGGGGTTCGGCCTGGATCCGGGGTTCTACGTCTTCGACTACCCGTTCTGGCGGATGGCGCTGAACTTCCTGATCACCTGTCTGGTGCTCAGCGGTCTGGTCGCCCTGGTGATCCACTATCTGTCGGGGGCGCTGCGGCTGGACCGGGGCGCCCGGTCCTCCGCCGGCGCCCAGATCCACCTGTCCGTCCTGATCGGCGTGGTCCTGCTGGTGTACGCGGCGCTGCGGGTCTTCGACCGGTACGGGCTCCAGGTCGGCTCGGGGCAGCTGCTCACCGGGATGGGCTACACCGACGACCACGTACGATCCACCGCCCAGCTCATCCTCGCGGTGATCACCGTGCTGTGCGCGCTGCTGTTCTTCGCCAACGCCGCGCTGCGCCGCTGGCGGGTCCCGTTGGCCGCGGTGATCCTGCTGGTGCTGTCCGGGCTGATCCTCGGCCTGATCTATCCCGCGGCGGTGCAGGCCTTCTCGGTGACCCCGGACGAGCCGGACAAGGAGAAGCCGTACATCGAGCGGAACATCGCCGCCACCCGGGAGGCGTTCGGGGTCTCGAATGTCGAGGTCCAGGACTACACCGCGGTGACCCAGACCTCGGCCGGCCAGCTGCGCGCGGACGCCGAGGCGCTGCCCGGCATCCGGCTGATCGACCCCAAGGTGGTCGCCCCGGCGTACGAACAGTTCCAGCAGGTACGTGGTTTCTACCAGTTCCCGAAGACCCTCGATGTGGACCGCTACACCCTCGACGGCCAGGAGAGTGACGTCGTGGTGGCCGCCCGTGAGATCGACCTCAACGGGCTGGACTCCAAGAGCTGGAACAACATCCACACCGTCTACACCCACGGCTACGGCATGGTGGCCGCGTACGGCAACCGCCGCCAGTCCGAGGGCCAGCCGGACTGGGTCGAGAAGGACATCCCGCCGACCGGCAAGCTCGACGAGCAGCAGTCGCGGGTCTACTTCGGCCAGCTGTTCACCGACTACTCGATCGTCGGCGCCCCGGCCGGCGCCGCGCCCGTCGAGCTCGACACGCCCGGCGGCGGGGACCAGAGCGGCGGGTCGAAGATGTTCACCTACGACGGCAAGGGCGGCGTGCCGATCGGCAACATGATCACCCGGGCGCTCTACGCGATCCGGTTCGCCGACCCGAACATCCTGCTCTCCGACCGGGTGAACGCCGACTCCCGGATCATCTACGACCGCACTCCGACCGAGCGGGTCAAGGCCGCGGCGCCGTGGCTCACCGTCGACTCCAACATCTACCCGGCGATCGTCAGCGGCCGGCTGGTGTGGATCGTCGACGGCTACACCACTTCGAACACCTACCCGAACGCGCAGCGGGTCAACCTCACCTCGGCGATCTCCTCCCAGCGCAGCACCGACACCGGGCTCGGGGTCGGCGGCTCCTCGGTCAACTACATGCGCAACTCGGTCAAGGCCGTCGTTGACGCGTACGACGGGACCGTCAGCCTCTACGCCTGGGACCAGTCGGACCCGATCCTGCAGACCTGGGAGAAGGCCTTCCCCGGCCTGATCCAGAGCCGGGACAAGATCTCCGCTGACCTGCTCAACCACCTGCGCTACCCGGAGGACCTCTTCCAGGTGCAGCGTGAGGTGCTCGCCCGCTACCACATGACCGATCCGCATCAGTGGTACCAGCGCACCGACCTGTGGCAGATCCCCGACGACCCGGTGCTCGGCACCGGCAACAAGGAGCAGCCGTACTACCTGTCGGTGAAGTGGCCCGGCGACCAGAACCCGGGCTTCAGCCTGACCTCGGTGTACGTTCCCAACGCCCGGTCCAATCTCGCCTCCTACATGGCGGTGAACGCGGATGCCGCCAGTCCGCAGTACGGCCAGATCCGGATCCTGCGGATGTCGGACCAGACCCAGATCGACGGTCCCGGTCAGACCTTCAATGCGATGACGACGAACGAGCAGGTCGCCACCCGGCTGCGGCCCTACCTCAACCAGGGCACCGCCAATGCGGCGTACGGCAACCTGCTGACCCTGCCGGTCGGCGGCGGCCTGCTCTATGTCCAGCCGGTCTACACCGAACGTCAGGGGGCCACCGGCGCCTATCCGGCGCTGACCTTCGTGATGTCCCGGTTCGGCAACTCGGTCGGCATCGGCACCACACTGCAGGAGTCCCTCGACCAGGTCTTCGCGGGCAACGCCGGTGCCAGCACGGGGGAGACCGGCAGCCCGGCCCAGGCCACCACGACCACGACCACCACCACGCCGTCCGGCACCACCACTGGATCCACCACCATCGACGAGGCGGCCCTGCAGAAGGCGGTCGCCGATGCCCAGCAGGCGTTCAGCGACGCGGACAAGGCCCTGAAGGCCGGTGACCTGGGGACCTACCAGAAACGGACCGAGGACGCGCAGGCCGCAGTGGCGCGGATGCGTCAGGCGCTGGGCGGCTAG